One window of Diabrotica undecimpunctata isolate CICGRU chromosome 8, icDiaUnde3, whole genome shotgun sequence genomic DNA carries:
- the LOC140448964 gene encoding uncharacterized protein, which produces MASMVNGIGYVKLPQDFDLQGQSAASEWKFWKISFEDYLVATGQHDAVDQVKLSILRNIIGHESARIMATFVIPDEELNKYEFTMHLLDKYVNPRVNECFERYNFIKRVQEDGETFEHFLTECRHLVRSCNYNALDPDESCEDKALRDKIVMRIRDPTTREALLRIDKLSLNKAIEFCRTSEQSRSQNLQFQYNTGNINHTQKIEKKKYDIKKKPWNEEKEVEEKVFLCRRCAKKHGPRECPAYGKKCNKCGLKNHYAVACKAKIIKSTEKDDCESTSSNEFFVRNVNSRKKVCNVDLIDT; this is translated from the coding sequence ATGGCAAGCATGGTCAATGGAATAGGTTATGTTAAGTTACCCCAAGATTTCGACCTCCAGGGTCAGAGTGCCGCTTCTGAATGGAAATTTTGGAAAATTTCATTCGAAGATTATTTAGTAGCAACAGGACAACACGACGCTGTAGATCAGGTGAAATTATCCATCCTGCGAAATATTATTGGCCATGAATCAGCACGGATTATGGCTACTTTTGTTATCCCTGATGAAGAACTAAATAAGTATGAATTCACAATGCATCTGTTAGATAAGTATGTGAACCCAAGAGTTAACGAATGCTTTGAGAGGTACAACTTTATAAAACGAGTACAAGAAGATGGGGAgacatttgaacattttttgacaGAGTGCAGACATTTGGTTAGAAGTTGCAATTACAATGCCCTAGATCCCGATGAGTCATGTGAAGACAAGGCATTAAGAGACAAAATTGTTATGAGAATTAGGGATCCGACCACACGAGAAGCCCTCCTGCGAATAGAcaaattaagtttaaataaagcTATAGAATTCTGCAGAACAAGTGAGCAAAGTAGATCTCAAAATTTACAGTTTCAATATAACACAGGAAATATTAATCATACACAGAAGATAGagaaaaagaaatatgatatAAAGAAGAAACCTTGGAATGAAGAGAAAGAAGTTgaagaaaaagtttttttatgCAGAAGGTGTGCAAAAAAGCATGGTCCGAGGGAATGCCCAGCTTATGGCAAGAAGTGTAACAAGTGTGGACTAAAAAACCATTATGCAGTTGCCTGCAAGgccaaaattattaaaagtacTGAAAAAGATGATTGTGAGTCAACCTCTTCTAATGAATTTTTTGTAAGAAATGTTAACAGCAGGAAAAAGGTATGTAATGTTGATTTGATAGACACTTAA